ACACCACTATTAAGCTAAATgtccaaacactgaaaaactggTTCGAGGAAGCaaccatggaaaaaaaaaaaaaaaaaaaaaaacccaactctGACCCAAACGTGACATGTTCATGTAGGAGCAGTTTTACTTACTGGACCAATAAAACCTTTTGAGAAACGACCGGCCGACGCGATACGTTGGAAAGTGACAGATATCGGCTgatattaggggtgggacgagacacaaatttcacaggacgagatgtctcgcgagatagagtccacgagatcgagacgacacgagaccgggggggggggggggaactcacatgcagcgtcggagcatggactgtcgggtcggagtgccccttgtacggccacgttgccctccgctctacactgcgcccgaggcggccgccttgttcccctattcccattcaaaccgcggcgcacagacgacgccatgactgcatttgcacttcatgccactaggtgtgctgtttgcatgttcaaccttattttacacagacaccacagaggaagaagggcgccgcagccgctgcaggctctctctgcatgctgttagaaaaagagtgtgagccggtaagacgtggtaaaatgtgcattgatgcgatgcaccgttttttcaataaaagagaagaactgaacgatcgtttccgcacattttctttacgtcgtatcaattaaactgtatcacaagtagtttgtggactcaaaagaccaagattccttgcagatagaacatgcgcagaacagtatttcatgtccttttcgaccggatttttaaatatgaatatgggcatattcaggggtttgcacgtgtttatatggctgtgcgccttgtaatgtatcattccgtcaatattccagttaataaagagtttttgccttgatataaacgtacttaatctcgcggcattcgatctcgcggcattgcgatctcgcgagatctcgtgacacgagatctcgtcccatccctagctgatatgttaaaaaaattaCCAAAATTGACACTGATAGGTTAAAAAACGATCAATATCAACAGCAATATTTCGTGCATCCCTGGTTTGGATCTTAGTCACTGCCGTGCGCCCGCCGCCACCCCTACCTGTCCGGAGTGATGAGCGAGCGGATGGTGATGGCGGCCTTCAGCCTCTGTTTGACGTCCAGGTAGCTGGACGGCTCGTCGAACATGAAGCTGCgggcaggagagaggagagtcAGAGCGGCGAGCGcccggcggcggggcggcggcggggggggtgTCCTCACATGTCGGCCCGCTGGATGCAGACCACGGCGCAGGCGAACCGCTGCAGCTCGCCTCCGGACAGGTTCTCCACGTTGCGCTCGCGCAGGTGACTCAGGTCTGGAAGAGAAGGAAGACGTGAAGGCCGGGCACGGGGACGAGCGCGGCGGCGGTTCAACTCCTCTGTCCTCACCGAGCTGCTCGCACACGATGTCTTGTGTTTCCGTGTCGTCTTTCCTGCTCAGGATGGCGCCGACCGAGCCCTGCGGACAGAGTCACAGCAACACGCCGCTCAGACCGGACGCCCCGACCGACCAGACCTCCGTTTCACCCCGCCACCCTGCGCCGCCTCACCTTGACCGTCTTGGGGATCTGGTCCACGTACTGAGGCTTGACGATGGCCCGCAGGTCGTCCTCCAGGATTTTAGTGAAGTAGTTCTGCAGCTCGGAGCCTCTGAAGTAGGTCAGGATCTCCTGCCAGTCTGGAGGATTCTGGGAAAATCAAACACAGCGATCAGGATCAGGAGCATTTCATCCAGAGGGAGTTCTGGTGGTTTTGGCTGAGCCAGAACGACGCCGACGGCCCGGGTCTGCCTGGATCTGGACCGGTCCGGCGCTTCAAACGCGGCTGAACACTCACGTCGTATTTTCCCAGGTTGGGTTTCTGTTTCCCGGCCAGGATCTTCAGAGCCGTGGACTTGCCGATACCGTTGGTCCCCACCAGCCCGAGAACCTCTCCGGGCCTGGGAATGGGCagcctgccacacacacacatacacacacgaagctctttagcatgtagcagttAGCATCGGAGCAGTTACACAACTGAGCAACTCTGCTTATCAGCTGAAGTGCTAAAGTAAAGAAGAATGAGTGAGAACTCTGTCGAGAGCGGAAACGGCCACGCGGTTGGTCATACCGGTGCAATTTGAACGAGTTGGCGCAGtatctgtgtgtggtttccttCTCCAGGTTGCTGGGCAGGTTGACGATGGACAACGCTCCAAACGGACATTTCTgcagggagaggagaaaaaaagaacaccGGCGTCGGCGTCACGCGAACAACGTGGAGAAGCTCCGGCTCGTCTGCGACGCGCTCAGCTCACCTTGATGCAGATTCCACAGCCTATACACAGAGACTCCGAGATCCAGGCGATCTTACTCTGTGGAGTCACTTCAATACACAGcttacctgcacacacacacaatcacacacattaaCCCTCCTGAGGTGGAAAACCTTCCCACAGATTcacccggccgccgccgccgctcacccaTTCGAACCACCGGGCAGCTCTTCTTGCACTCCTGGCGACATTTCTTCGGTTTGCATTTGTCGTGGTTGACGATGGCGATACGGGTGTTTTTGTCCGCCATGGCGCCGGGCGGGAGTGACGGACGTGGAGCGCCTGTGGAGCTGAGGGACAAAAAACCGGACATGGTTAGAGACAAGATGATGGACGGTGTTGTTTCTGATGAGTCACACGAGGCGGGATATCTTCAACAAAGGGTCACACCAGCCTCTGAAAAGCTTCCCAGCCTCACTTCGCCTCAGACTGCTGTATTTTTCCATGCTGAGGCCTCAGGAGTCTTTCAACGCAGCCAGCCAGACTCCATTTAAAAAGTGGGCATTATGGTCCCCCCTCACCTCTGTTCATAAATATCCCACACGGCGTGACTTTAACCTTTTTAAGTGACCACGCTACTGCTGTCGGTTAAATCGGCATTAGCAGAGCACACACAGGTCACATGGTCACTGCTGGTTAGTGGGATTTTTCTCGCTCAGCCGCAACGTGACGGGCGGTGGCGACGAGCATCAAACTCGGGTTTGTCCTCAGATGACCTGCTGATCTGGGACTGATTCAGCAGCCGAATTCAGCCGCGGGTCTCCACATCCACGAACCGCCGCAGACCGTGCGGTATACGTGGGATTTAGCGTGAAAATAATCTATAAAAACATTAATTTCGACGTTTATCGAATGGAGTTTGGGTTGTGAAATATGGTGAAAAAATGAAGACGCAGTATTTTCCTGGAAGGGAAACAGGAGCCGTGGGAAAGTTTATCAACGAGACAGTAACGTAGCGCCGCTACCGAGGCCGGATGGGTTAATCTGACGCGTTTAGAGCTGAACAGGAAGCCTGGATGTGTCTCTTTAATGTGTGCCTGAGTTTAGGTATGACTGACGCTAACGGCTAGCTCCGCGATAGCATCGCAGGCCCCACACTTTGACAGCTGCGCCAACGGCGTCTGTTTCCGAGCCAACGCCGGCGGCGCGAAAGCGACGAGGCCCGGGAAAGCTCACCTCTCCTCTGCTCCCGGAGCGCGGCTGCCAGAAGAGACGCGAGGAAGGTCGTCTGGGGGGCGAAAACTCGGCgaaacttctttttttccaagcaaCGTGTTCTTCTCCTGGAAGCCGGCTGGAAAGATGGCGGGAGCTGACGTCACCGGCGTGCGACCTGCGGCGTCATGACGTCACGAGCCAGTCAATTTGAAGCGTCGCTGCTGTCTCCTGAAGAAAACCCGTTTATAACTTTATTTAACCCAGCGGCTGCCCTCTGATGCACCGGAACAGCACACCGGAGGCTCCCGCTGATGCTTAACGTGAGTTTTAAGTTCTCGTTCCTGCAGGAAAGTTTAGCTTTTATCCAGAATGGCGAATGCTAGCAGCTTTAGCCGCGCCGCTCATCCAGACTCCGTGCAATTTTAGCCGAATTCTTAGCATCCTTAGGATTAgtttaaaatgctgaaaaacaaacttaacGACGTGTCACTTAAACATATTGATTATCTGAACAGAAAATTGATTTAGTATATGAATGGTGATGTGTGTCGTTTCCCCAGTTTCTCTTTTATTGGCACTGCGACGTCAACcacacatttctacatttgacgCGTGTTTATCCGCAATAAAAAGTTATACTAGTGTCAAATATTTGCCGAATTTTCCCTGAAGACACAATCGTGTTGATCGTTTCTTAAGTCATCTGGTCCAGTCATTATAATCGATTTGTTATTGATTAATATGTAGACTGTCATTTACAATGGAGTTTGGTTGAGAGCTGTGAATGTCAGTGACAGATCcagaaatctggaatccccatTCCAGTCAGGAACTCAGTGACTTCCATCGATCTGAGCCTTCTTCCTTTAAAATCTCTTTGGTTTCAGGATGGCCACGCCGAGCAAGACCCCACCGGGCGCCGACCCCAAGCAGTTGGAGCGGACCGGGACAGTGCGAGAGATCGGGTCCCAGGCGGTGTGGTCCCTGTCCTCCTGTAAACCCGGTACACGCCAGACCCATCCCTCTGATCAGCTGAAGCGTTTTCCCCTGTATCTTTGGTCCTGAGCGTCCGCCTCGCCTGCTTTGTGTTCAGGGTTCGGAGTGGACCAGCTGAGAGACGACAACCTGGAGACGTACTGGCAGTCCGACGGGTCTCAGCCTCACCTGGTCAACATCCAGTTCAGGTAAGAAACGCTCTCTGATCCACGTCCGGTAAAACCTTCAGGATCTGAGAACAGAACATCCTAGAACATGCCAGCACCCTCAAACAGACCTGGAAGAGAGTCTTTCTTCATCTTGtgttgcaggaggaggacgacggtGAAGATGCTCTGCATCTACGCTGATTACAAGTCAGACGAGAGCTACACGCCCAGTAAGATCTCGGTCCGGGTCGGAAACAACTTCCACAATCTTCAGGAGGTCCGGGTAAGTCCTCCGCGACCCGGGAAGGTCAGAGTTTCTGCGTCTGCGCTGACACTCCTCGTCTCTTTGGTCTgggtctctgcagcagctggagatggTGGAGCCCAGCGGATGGATCCACATCTCACTCATGAACCAGGTC
The nucleotide sequence above comes from Salarias fasciatus chromosome 3, fSalaFa1.1, whole genome shotgun sequence. Encoded proteins:
- the LOC115381759 gene encoding anaphase-promoting complex subunit 10; translation: MATPSKTPPGADPKQLERTGTVREIGSQAVWSLSSCKPGFGVDQLRDDNLETYWQSDGSQPHLVNIQFRRRTTVKMLCIYADYKSDESYTPSKISVRVGNNFHNLQEVRQLEMVEPSGWIHISLMNQRTNEPISTFMIQIAVLANHQNGRDTHMRQIKVYTPVEESSIGKFPRCTTVDFMMYRTIR